From the Vibrio vulnificus CMCP6 genome, one window contains:
- the fusA gene encoding elongation factor G — MPINKIRNIAFVGQSGSGKTTLIEKLLFACDATTHLGSIEKGDTVTDFDDQSIQYQHSIEATPVALSWQKHRLNIIDTPGLSELLGRSLSVFPAVETSVLVLDPQMPLTQVTDKLFQFAQQQKKCQMIIINKLDNHGNQLEKLLDEIQDHFGHNCLPINLPSADGNEVVDCFFEPQYQQATLLSSVEATHETLIDQVVEVDEELMELYLEQGSELTPAQLHDPFEEALRTGHVVPICFASAQTGAGIELLLRTLAELMPMPNEGNPPLLQKNGKMIKVNCDTLEHTVAHVYKISVDPYMGKLAYLRVFQGEINAGSQLYVGESNKAFKVGHLYQLQGKQRTEISRALAGDFCVLAKVDELEFDSIVHDSHDEDDVSLKTLHFPQPMYSLSLKPTKRGDEQKLGEVLNRIVSEDPSLRLEHRARTNETILSGQGEFHLKIALEKMASVYKLEVDTEQPSVEYFETITKPAEGQYRHKKQSGGAGQFGEVHLSVKPLERGAGFKFVNKVVGGAIPTSLIPAVEKGIHQALEEGAISNNPIRDIEVTVHDGKYHSVDSKEIAFVIAGKKAFLDAVKKADPIVLEPIVQLELTIPTNNVGDVTGDLSGNRGLIEGTEPQANNLTLIKGKSPLNELQDYARKLRALTGGEGSFNMSLSHYEPAPPAVQKRVCEETTS; from the coding sequence ATGCCTATCAACAAAATTCGCAATATCGCGTTTGTGGGTCAGTCTGGTAGCGGTAAAACCACGTTGATCGAAAAATTGCTTTTTGCTTGCGACGCCACCACTCATCTTGGATCCATTGAAAAAGGCGATACCGTGACCGATTTCGATGACCAATCGATTCAATATCAGCACAGTATCGAAGCCACTCCCGTCGCTTTAAGCTGGCAAAAACATCGTCTAAACATCATCGATACTCCGGGATTGTCCGAGTTACTCGGTCGCAGTTTGAGTGTCTTTCCCGCCGTTGAAACGTCGGTGTTGGTGCTGGATCCGCAAATGCCGCTGACCCAAGTGACCGACAAGCTGTTCCAATTTGCTCAGCAGCAGAAAAAATGCCAGATGATCATCATCAATAAGTTGGACAACCACGGTAACCAACTTGAGAAACTGTTGGATGAGATTCAAGACCACTTTGGTCATAACTGCTTGCCGATTAACCTTCCTTCAGCCGATGGCAACGAGGTTGTTGACTGTTTCTTTGAACCTCAATACCAACAAGCGACATTACTAAGCAGTGTTGAAGCCACCCATGAAACCTTGATTGACCAAGTGGTGGAAGTGGATGAAGAACTGATGGAGCTCTACCTTGAACAAGGCTCTGAACTTACCCCTGCGCAGTTACACGATCCATTTGAAGAAGCGTTACGTACCGGGCACGTTGTGCCAATCTGTTTTGCCTCCGCACAGACCGGTGCCGGCATTGAATTGCTGCTGCGCACCTTAGCCGAATTAATGCCAATGCCCAACGAAGGCAACCCTCCGTTACTGCAAAAGAACGGAAAGATGATCAAGGTGAATTGCGACACCCTCGAACACACTGTCGCCCATGTTTACAAGATCAGCGTGGACCCTTACATGGGTAAACTGGCGTATTTACGCGTGTTCCAAGGGGAGATCAACGCAGGTAGCCAACTCTATGTCGGCGAGAGCAATAAAGCGTTTAAAGTCGGCCATTTGTATCAATTGCAAGGTAAGCAGCGCACGGAAATTTCACGCGCGTTAGCGGGCGATTTTTGCGTCTTGGCTAAAGTGGACGAGTTGGAGTTTGATTCCATCGTGCACGACTCACATGACGAAGATGACGTGAGCTTGAAAACCCTTCATTTCCCCCAACCGATGTACAGCTTAAGCCTCAAACCCACCAAACGTGGCGATGAGCAAAAACTGGGCGAAGTGCTAAATCGTATTGTTAGTGAAGACCCTTCGCTGCGCTTAGAGCATCGCGCGCGCACCAATGAGACCATTTTAAGTGGACAAGGCGAGTTCCACCTCAAAATTGCCTTGGAAAAAATGGCAAGCGTATACAAGTTGGAGGTAGACACCGAACAGCCAAGCGTTGAGTACTTTGAAACCATCACCAAACCCGCTGAAGGGCAATATCGCCATAAAAAACAAAGTGGTGGTGCGGGTCAGTTTGGCGAAGTACACCTCAGTGTGAAACCCCTTGAGCGAGGTGCGGGGTTCAAATTCGTCAACAAAGTAGTAGGCGGAGCCATTCCAACCTCATTGATTCCAGCGGTTGAAAAAGGCATCCATCAAGCACTTGAAGAAGGGGCGATTTCGAATAATCCTATTCGCGACATTGAAGTCACGGTACACGATGGCAAATACCACTCGGTCGATTCTAAAGAGATCGCGTTTGTCATCGCAGGTAAGAAGGCGTTTCTCGATGCCGTCAAGAAGGCAGACCCGATTGTATTGGAACCGATTGTTCAGTTGGAGCTGACCATTCCGACCAATAACGTCGGGGATGTGACTGGCGATCTGTCTGGCAACCGTGGCCTCATTGAGGGCACAGAACCACAAGCGAACAACCTAACTTTAATCAAAGGCAAATCGCCGCTCAATGAGCTGCAAGACTATGCAAGAAAACTGCGCGCACTGACCGGCGGTGAAGGCAGCTTCAACATGTCGCTCAGCCACTATGAGCCCGCCCCACCAGCAGTGCAAAAAAGAGTCTGTGAAGAAACCACGTCCTAA
- a CDS encoding GNAT family N-acetyltransferase encodes MIITTDNLQHKQVITLLEEHLQDMYATSPAESVHALDLSALQHPDVTFWTGWQKETLLGCTALKRLTHQHGELKSMRTTHAARGKGVASTLLQHLIEHAKQQGYQQISLETGTMAFFAPARALYEKFGFEYCAPFGDYQEDPNSCFMTLTL; translated from the coding sequence GTGATTATTACCACTGACAATTTACAGCATAAACAAGTCATTACGCTGCTCGAAGAACATCTGCAAGACATGTATGCCACCTCACCAGCGGAGAGTGTCCACGCCCTAGATTTAAGTGCATTGCAACATCCGGATGTGACCTTTTGGACTGGCTGGCAAAAAGAAACCTTACTCGGTTGCACCGCATTGAAGCGTCTTACGCACCAACATGGTGAACTCAAATCCATGCGCACCACACACGCCGCCAGAGGCAAAGGGGTGGCCTCCACGCTTTTGCAGCATTTGATTGAGCACGCCAAGCAGCAAGGTTATCAGCAAATCAGTTTAGAGACTGGAACGATGGCTTTTTTTGCCCCCGCTCGCGCCCTCTACGAGAAATTTGGTTTTGAGTATTGCGCACCTTTTGGCGACTATCAGGAAGACCCAAACAGCTGCTTCATGACGTTAACACTCTGA
- a CDS encoding tannase/feruloyl esterase family alpha/beta hydrolase produces the protein MSVLKKNTSKFAFSLIAFAILAGCDSTTTLNETQEKRSTHTTQANADQPSYRVGECRIDSMPPLANVRYTEAQRSDTHCIVRGVIEREIHFQVTLPDDWNGMFAQSGGGGFVGSVVDVIHLATHDKRYATAGTDSGHRAHALESNWAAQNPYREERLANFAGRATHLTTQNAKQIIASYYQQESQRNLFFGCSRGGGEGLIAAQRYPTDYDVIVAGSPAYDYAIQTGGLHAAIARKMFPNPDNMQHAIVGAKEIELVNRTAAQQCANRDGRDSEVLSEPWNCHIDFAALQCSADKNDECLTGDQIEVFDLVFNGLRDSQGNVLAEGFYVGAEVEMFNKWLAGGLAINDLSQFQSGVTIDPDMTPPVTPSFGYAFGNGIMRNFVFDGEFDATSYNFDNLRKDGAKVTESISAVNPDLSAFRQQGGKLLLWNGLRDVAVTPASTIRYYQDVLAHDPKAANDVALFLLPGMDHCAGGAAPWLVDWIDEANLWLDSGNAPTEIIAHDFTPTEGLSGNGKICAFPDVAMWDGKGDPRSADSFRCEPPEQTQ, from the coding sequence ATGTCTGTCCTGAAAAAGAACACCTCAAAATTCGCCTTTAGTTTGATTGCCTTCGCCATTTTGGCAGGCTGCGACAGCACAACCACACTAAACGAGACGCAAGAGAAGCGCTCCACTCACACCACTCAAGCAAACGCTGACCAACCCAGTTATCGCGTGGGTGAGTGCCGCATCGATTCAATGCCCCCACTGGCCAATGTGCGTTATACCGAAGCTCAGCGTAGCGATACTCACTGCATTGTTCGTGGCGTCATTGAACGTGAAATTCACTTCCAAGTAACCTTGCCAGATGATTGGAATGGCATGTTTGCCCAAAGCGGCGGCGGCGGTTTTGTTGGCTCGGTAGTGGACGTGATTCACCTTGCGACTCATGACAAACGCTACGCGACCGCAGGCACAGATTCCGGCCACCGAGCGCACGCATTGGAGTCGAATTGGGCGGCACAAAACCCGTATCGAGAGGAACGTTTGGCCAACTTTGCTGGACGTGCTACCCATTTAACGACGCAAAATGCCAAGCAAATTATTGCAAGCTACTACCAGCAAGAAAGCCAACGTAACCTCTTTTTTGGTTGCTCGCGTGGTGGTGGTGAAGGCTTGATCGCCGCACAGCGCTACCCAACGGATTACGACGTGATTGTCGCAGGCTCTCCAGCCTATGACTACGCCATCCAGACGGGCGGATTGCATGCGGCCATCGCGCGCAAAATGTTCCCAAATCCAGACAACATGCAACACGCGATTGTGGGTGCAAAAGAGATCGAGTTAGTGAATCGTACAGCGGCGCAACAATGTGCCAACCGCGATGGCCGAGACAGCGAGGTACTGAGCGAACCTTGGAACTGCCACATTGACTTTGCCGCTCTGCAATGCAGTGCGGACAAGAATGATGAGTGCCTCACTGGCGATCAGATTGAAGTGTTTGATCTTGTCTTCAATGGGCTGCGTGACAGCCAAGGCAATGTGCTGGCCGAGGGTTTCTACGTAGGTGCGGAGGTGGAGATGTTTAACAAATGGCTCGCGGGCGGTTTGGCCATCAATGACTTGAGTCAATTTCAATCTGGCGTGACGATTGACCCCGACATGACGCCACCGGTGACACCGAGCTTTGGCTACGCGTTTGGTAACGGCATTATGCGCAACTTTGTTTTTGATGGTGAATTTGATGCGACAAGCTACAACTTCGATAATCTGCGTAAAGATGGCGCTAAGGTGACTGAGTCGATCAGTGCAGTAAACCCAGATTTGAGTGCATTTCGTCAACAAGGTGGCAAATTGCTCTTGTGGAATGGCTTGCGTGATGTCGCGGTGACGCCGGCCAGCACCATTCGCTATTATCAAGATGTGTTAGCGCACGATCCAAAAGCCGCGAACGATGTGGCGCTGTTTTTGCTGCCGGGTATGGACCACTGTGCAGGCGGCGCAGCACCTTGGCTTGTCGATTGGATTGACGAAGCAAACCTGTGGTTAGACAGTGGCAACGCCCCTACAGAAATCATCGCGCATGATTTTACGCCAACCGAAGGCTTGAGCGGCAACGGTAAGATTTGCGCCTTCCCCGATGTCGCCATGTGGGACGGTAAGGGAGACCCGCGCAGTGCCGATAGCTTCCGCTGCGAACCCCCTGAGCAAACGCAATAG
- the nqrM gene encoding (Na+)-NQR maturation NqrM, with protein sequence MVNLLVTFGVFLLVIGLMAIGVMFKRKAIQGSCGGLNTVGVDKVCNCETACSEHKLYQIAEPKER encoded by the coding sequence ATGGTGAATTTGTTGGTGACATTCGGCGTTTTTCTGTTGGTGATTGGCTTGATGGCGATTGGTGTGATGTTCAAACGCAAAGCGATTCAAGGCAGTTGTGGTGGTTTAAATACCGTCGGGGTGGATAAAGTTTGCAACTGTGAAACTGCCTGCTCGGAACATAAGCTCTATCAAATTGCTGAACCGAAAGAACGTTAG
- a CDS encoding LysR family transcriptional regulator, which yields MKDIKDLDLNLLKLLQAVVETRNTHAAADKLGISQTSVSRGMAKLRETFGDGLFIRKAHGVEPSELAEKLAEAAEEMFNPILKVVESYQSFEPEAFRGEITLAMNIYFLELYGDGLYAALSQALPQATFKLVYWQEDSLAELLNGKIDYLIHFSAFPLPQEVYTHKLQDVKLCLVARKDHPILSQTSDWQAIHPLPIVRLAIDGINSKRVPIEELYLAKGYQANFTLVTHSVRVLTSALKHSDAILYGSNFMKVFDSQIGTFPLPAMPKEMREIAISGGYLRTKRGFPLYQLIHQTVQSYFDGVIQPEQSFDRHPSDE from the coding sequence ATGAAAGACATAAAGGATTTAGATCTTAACTTACTCAAGCTTTTGCAGGCCGTGGTTGAGACGCGCAATACCCATGCAGCTGCCGACAAACTGGGCATTTCGCAAACCAGCGTTAGCCGAGGGATGGCAAAACTGCGGGAGACATTTGGTGATGGCCTGTTTATTCGTAAAGCTCACGGCGTTGAGCCTTCTGAATTAGCCGAAAAGCTGGCAGAAGCCGCTGAAGAGATGTTTAACCCCATTCTAAAAGTGGTCGAGTCTTACCAAAGTTTTGAGCCAGAGGCGTTTCGCGGTGAGATTACTTTAGCGATGAACATCTATTTCCTCGAACTTTATGGTGATGGCTTGTACGCTGCCCTCAGCCAGGCACTGCCTCAGGCCACGTTTAAGCTGGTGTATTGGCAAGAAGATTCGTTAGCCGAATTGCTTAATGGCAAGATTGACTATCTGATCCATTTCTCGGCGTTTCCTTTGCCGCAAGAAGTCTATACCCATAAATTACAAGACGTAAAACTCTGTTTGGTGGCGCGAAAAGATCACCCCATCTTGAGTCAAACCAGTGATTGGCAAGCCATTCATCCTTTGCCTATCGTACGTTTGGCTATCGATGGCATTAATTCAAAGCGGGTACCGATTGAAGAGCTCTACTTGGCTAAGGGTTATCAAGCCAATTTTACTTTAGTGACTCACAGTGTCCGTGTATTGACCAGCGCCTTAAAACACTCAGATGCGATTCTTTATGGCAGCAATTTTATGAAGGTGTTTGATTCGCAAATCGGCACATTTCCCTTGCCTGCCATGCCGAAAGAGATGCGAGAAATCGCGATAAGTGGTGGCTATTTGCGTACCAAACGCGGTTTCCCTCTCTATCAACTGATTCATCAAACCGTGCAGAGTTATTTTGATGGGGTGATTCAGCCAGAGCAGAGTTTTGATCGTCATCCCAGTGATGAATAA
- a CDS encoding DUF134 domain-containing protein, with protein sequence MPRPKKPRTIGCLPKASCFKPNGIPAHNLPRIALEADELEALRLADVLQLHQLEAAQSMGVSRQTFGNIIKRARNKVALCLVEGKVLTLPNQSQDKEKEA encoded by the coding sequence ATGCCAAGACCGAAAAAGCCCCGCACCATTGGTTGTTTGCCAAAAGCCAGCTGCTTTAAGCCCAATGGGATACCTGCACACAATTTGCCGCGCATTGCTCTAGAAGCCGATGAACTTGAAGCCCTGCGACTGGCGGACGTATTGCAACTGCATCAACTTGAAGCGGCTCAGAGTATGGGGGTGTCGAGGCAGACGTTTGGCAACATCATCAAGCGAGCGCGAAACAAAGTGGCGTTGTGTTTGGTGGAAGGCAAAGTGCTGACCTTGCCCAATCAAAGTCAAGATAAGGAGAAGGAAGCATGA
- a CDS encoding AraC family transcriptional regulator: MAIINHLTVFNADRLPGRVIGIAADVGQHDSGMHQHHKGQLLYAPKGCMSFALEGAICILPPTKAVWIPPRVAHQAVMTNVVAYRSLYFDCSEINSPDKVTVIEVNELLRALIERIAFWPWDKNEQEMTHTLALFWEEFFAAQQHDYRLPLPTDRRLKKWSQQLARSDFLAPSCGELAKQVGASSKTITRLFKQDTGMSYQEWRQQWRVLKAIELLSTPLPVSEVAHQLAFSSDSAFIAFFKKQTGQTPLAFVTQKSHA, translated from the coding sequence ATGGCCATCATTAATCATCTAACCGTCTTCAATGCCGATCGACTGCCTGGCCGAGTGATCGGCATTGCCGCAGACGTTGGACAGCACGACTCTGGCATGCACCAACACCACAAAGGTCAGTTGCTTTATGCGCCAAAAGGTTGCATGAGCTTTGCCTTAGAAGGGGCAATCTGCATCTTACCGCCCACCAAAGCGGTGTGGATCCCTCCTAGGGTGGCACATCAGGCGGTGATGACCAATGTGGTGGCCTATCGTTCGCTCTACTTTGATTGCTCTGAGATAAATAGCCCAGACAAGGTAACGGTGATTGAGGTCAATGAACTGCTGCGTGCGTTGATTGAGCGAATTGCTTTTTGGCCTTGGGACAAAAATGAACAAGAGATGACGCATACGCTAGCGCTGTTTTGGGAAGAGTTCTTTGCTGCGCAGCAACACGATTATCGTCTGCCGTTGCCCACCGATCGCCGGCTGAAGAAATGGAGTCAGCAACTGGCAAGAAGTGATTTCTTAGCGCCGAGTTGTGGCGAGTTGGCGAAGCAAGTGGGCGCCAGCAGCAAAACCATTACCCGTTTGTTTAAACAAGATACAGGCATGTCGTACCAAGAATGGCGGCAACAATGGCGGGTGTTGAAAGCGATCGAATTATTATCAACACCGTTACCCGTCAGCGAAGTGGCGCACCAACTGGCTTTTTCCTCAGACAGTGCGTTTATCGCATTTTTCAAAAAGCAAACGGGGCAGACCCCGCTGGCATTTGTGACGCAAAAATCGCACGCCTAA
- a CDS encoding GGDEF domain-containing protein: MNRLSFKMFLILSPLALFVAIFGYVYYQARINLMVEHIRQSSQLAIAQGAKEISHYIDRRFSEFDLVSAHLAQCQDEHVVTERMEDAISFASGFSMLLLTDTKGSIIDSVFSANKSNRYILRQDISGLIAYDAFTKKQLSLSYQQWLIDQPINQAKEQLVYEKLQKLKSRGEENSIESRELRNKLNNLRAIKSLPRPVVSLMPAEYIAQLGLIFDSETYFLSRPLVDCAGELKGYYTAVLDRTLIEDQIFEIKSTLVNDNINQVDVSIMTKLNRRLLMPTKYLNAEALKEYGPNATASPWLRPDLGGVLINQDIYISPSWGHRFTRASGLNVAQHELGLCLLAFIDIEELNSENRHILREVLAYVGAALIIFLLLTLYLARYVGVPIERLRRQAKALEKGKSIRGELLERKDEIGELFAAFYHMAEAIKGKEQQLTVLAQQDSLTGVLNRRALIEAANIQRRVNDKIGVCMMDLDHFKTINDEYGHAAGDKVLKAFCQLVSQEIRQQDLFGRVGGEEFCLVLPDANLAQTLLIAERIRLSAEMVLGSVLELGDDMKVTVSIGATLWQCSNFERALFIADKALYRAKHEGRNQVQHALTEDDNGDYYH; encoded by the coding sequence ATGAATCGACTCAGTTTCAAGATGTTCCTCATCCTGTCTCCTCTCGCCTTATTTGTGGCGATATTTGGCTATGTCTATTATCAGGCGCGCATCAACCTGATGGTGGAACATATCCGTCAAAGTAGCCAACTGGCGATTGCACAGGGTGCAAAAGAGATCAGCCACTACATTGATCGCCGGTTTTCGGAGTTCGATCTGGTCAGTGCGCATCTTGCTCAGTGCCAAGATGAGCATGTAGTGACAGAGAGAATGGAGGATGCGATCAGCTTTGCTTCTGGTTTTTCTATGTTGCTGTTAACCGACACCAAAGGCAGCATCATCGATTCGGTGTTTTCCGCCAACAAAAGCAACCGCTATATTCTTCGCCAAGACATTTCGGGGTTGATCGCTTACGACGCGTTCACTAAAAAACAGCTATCACTCTCTTATCAGCAGTGGCTTATCGATCAACCCATCAATCAAGCCAAAGAGCAGTTGGTGTATGAAAAACTGCAAAAACTCAAATCTCGCGGCGAAGAAAACTCCATCGAGAGTCGCGAGTTACGTAACAAACTCAATAACTTAAGAGCGATAAAAAGTTTACCCAGACCCGTGGTCAGCTTAATGCCCGCTGAGTATATCGCGCAGTTAGGGCTCATTTTCGACAGCGAGACCTATTTTCTTTCACGCCCTTTGGTCGATTGCGCAGGTGAACTGAAAGGCTACTACACGGCGGTGCTCGATCGCACCTTGATTGAAGATCAGATCTTTGAAATTAAAAGCACCTTAGTCAATGACAACATCAACCAAGTGGATGTGTCGATCATGACTAAGTTGAATCGTCGTTTGCTGATGCCGACGAAATATCTTAATGCCGAGGCGCTCAAAGAGTATGGCCCCAACGCCACAGCTTCACCGTGGCTCAGGCCCGATCTGGGTGGCGTTCTCATCAATCAAGACATCTACATTAGCCCCTCATGGGGACATCGATTTACCCGAGCCAGCGGGCTCAATGTTGCACAGCATGAGCTGGGCTTATGCTTGCTTGCGTTCATCGATATTGAAGAGTTGAACAGTGAAAACCGGCATATTCTACGCGAAGTACTCGCTTATGTCGGCGCCGCGCTGATTATCTTTTTACTGCTGACACTCTACCTTGCACGTTATGTCGGCGTGCCCATTGAACGTCTGCGTCGCCAAGCCAAAGCACTGGAAAAAGGCAAATCCATTCGCGGTGAGTTGCTTGAACGCAAAGATGAAATTGGTGAGCTGTTTGCCGCGTTTTACCATATGGCCGAGGCAATCAAAGGCAAAGAACAGCAGCTCACAGTATTGGCACAGCAAGACTCATTAACTGGCGTGTTGAACCGCCGAGCTCTGATTGAAGCGGCCAACATTCAAAGAAGAGTCAACGACAAGATAGGGGTCTGCATGATGGATTTGGATCACTTCAAAACCATCAATGACGAATATGGCCACGCTGCGGGCGACAAGGTTTTGAAAGCGTTTTGTCAGTTAGTTTCTCAAGAAATTCGCCAACAAGATCTGTTTGGCCGCGTCGGGGGCGAAGAGTTTTGTTTAGTGTTGCCAGATGCAAATTTGGCACAAACCCTGCTTATTGCTGAGCGTATCCGCCTAAGTGCGGAGATGGTACTGGGTTCCGTACTCGAGCTCGGGGATGATATGAAAGTCACCGTGAGTATTGGTGCCACGTTATGGCAATGCAGCAACTTTGAACGCGCACTCTTCATCGCGGACAAAGCGCTTTATCGAGCCAAACATGAAGGCAGAAACCAAGTGCAACATGCACTGACTGAGGACGATAACGGTGATTATTACCACTGA
- a CDS encoding GlpM family protein gives MISLFLKSLLGAAAVVIIALLSKSKNFYIAGLVPLFPTFALIAHFIVGSERSMEDLRQTALFGLWSLLPYAAYLAAVYYFSYRFSLVTTLSAATVIWLMAASLLIVAWTKVMISV, from the coding sequence GTGATCAGTTTGTTTCTAAAATCTTTGTTGGGCGCGGCGGCTGTGGTCATTATTGCGCTGTTGTCGAAAAGCAAAAACTTCTACATTGCAGGCTTAGTGCCTTTATTTCCCACCTTTGCCCTGATTGCGCACTTCATTGTAGGCAGTGAAAGAAGTATGGAAGACTTGCGCCAAACCGCGCTATTTGGTCTTTGGTCTCTGTTGCCTTATGCCGCCTATCTTGCTGCCGTTTACTATTTTAGTTACCGCTTCAGTCTGGTGACGACACTTTCTGCCGCGACGGTGATTTGGTTGATGGCGGCTTCGTTATTGATCGTCGCGTGGACCAAAGTGATGATTTCAGTTTGA
- a CDS encoding cytochrome-c peroxidase — MKKIIAVSLLSVVSFATLAERQAQEPIKVIDPIVGLDAKKVELGKTLWFEPRLSASNTISCNSCHNVAKGGVDNLPSSIGHKWAIGPINSPTVFNSDLNFVQFWNGRAKDLQEQAAGPIENPLEMAFTHQLAIDTLKSIPQYRTWFKQAYGVEEFTLEQVTDAIATFEKTLRTPNAPFDLWLRGEDRALTTAQVEGYELFKAKGCTACHSGPLAGGQMYQKMGLVKPFETANPDVGRKAITGKEFDEFVFKVPTLRNIELTYPYFHDGSVWDLQEAVEVMADIQLGQKLTKDESGKITEFLKSLTGEQPQIVLPHLPPSTIETARPQI; from the coding sequence ATGAAAAAAATCATTGCAGTGAGTCTCTTATCTGTCGTGTCATTTGCGACCTTGGCAGAACGTCAGGCGCAAGAACCGATCAAAGTGATTGATCCGATTGTTGGGTTGGATGCGAAGAAAGTTGAATTGGGAAAAACCTTATGGTTTGAGCCTCGACTATCAGCCTCTAACACCATTTCGTGTAACTCATGCCATAACGTGGCCAAGGGTGGGGTGGATAACCTGCCAAGCTCCATTGGACATAAATGGGCGATTGGGCCGATCAATTCACCCACGGTGTTTAACTCGGATCTCAACTTCGTGCAGTTCTGGAATGGTCGCGCCAAAGATCTTCAAGAGCAGGCCGCAGGGCCGATTGAGAATCCGCTAGAGATGGCATTCACCCATCAGTTGGCGATCGATACCTTGAAATCGATTCCTCAATACCGCACTTGGTTCAAACAAGCGTATGGGGTGGAAGAGTTCACCTTAGAGCAAGTTACGGACGCCATCGCGACCTTTGAGAAAACGCTTCGTACCCCCAATGCACCGTTTGACTTGTGGTTAAGAGGGGAAGACCGCGCGCTCACCACGGCCCAAGTGGAAGGTTATGAGCTGTTCAAAGCGAAGGGGTGTACGGCGTGTCATAGCGGGCCCTTAGCCGGAGGGCAGATGTACCAAAAAATGGGGTTAGTAAAGCCTTTTGAAACCGCCAATCCAGATGTAGGGCGCAAGGCGATTACTGGCAAAGAGTTCGATGAGTTTGTCTTTAAGGTGCCGACATTACGCAATATTGAGCTCACCTACCCCTACTTCCACGACGGCTCAGTGTGGGATCTTCAAGAAGCGGTAGAAGTGATGGCAGACATTCAGTTGGGGCAAAAACTGACCAAAGATGAGTCTGGTAAAATCACCGAGTTTCTCAAATCTCTGACGGGTGAACAGCCGCAAATCGTTTTGCCGCATTTACCACCGTCTACGATTGAAACGGCGCGACCACAAATCTAA
- a CDS encoding NifB/NifX family molybdenum-iron cluster-binding protein has translation MIAIPLHQDKISGHFMKAERFALINSVGEVVAYLANPAFNQAECAKKARCVQQLLAAGVTQLMVKNIGQKSLAKLLSKGVSVYQLAGRCSLHEVSNAVKTPMTSATQGRECRSHSQCGSACRPQSKVNKVATREPNQRVCSPILRIRPRG, from the coding sequence ATGATTGCGATTCCATTACATCAGGACAAAATCTCTGGACACTTTATGAAAGCGGAGCGATTCGCGTTGATCAATTCCGTTGGAGAGGTGGTGGCGTATCTTGCCAACCCTGCGTTCAATCAAGCTGAGTGCGCCAAGAAAGCGCGTTGTGTTCAGCAACTTTTAGCCGCAGGCGTGACACAACTGATGGTGAAAAATATTGGTCAGAAATCGTTAGCCAAACTGCTGTCAAAAGGGGTGAGCGTCTATCAACTGGCAGGTCGTTGTTCACTGCACGAGGTGAGCAACGCAGTAAAAACGCCCATGACTTCTGCAACACAAGGCCGTGAATGTCGGTCTCATTCTCAGTGTGGATCGGCTTGTCGCCCGCAGAGCAAGGTGAACAAGGTGGCCACGCGCGAACCAAATCAAAGGGTTTGTTCACCCATATTACGCATTCGTCCAAGGGGATAA